In one window of Tenacibaculum mesophilum DNA:
- a CDS encoding efflux RND transporter periplasmic adaptor subunit has translation MKKKNTSQKNKVLTYTIIGLFIVIVSSYAFSSSEVKKTELVSQKLPVKVTTPIYRTITEWDEYTGRFEASNKVEVRARVSGFLERVNFKAGQIVKKGQTLFIIDDRPFKIALNKANANLAQAKANLEIAQDNFKRVEDLKETGAVSIEEFNRRKQALEYAKASIQVSETHVADAKLNLEFTRVKAPISGLVSRDRVNEGNLIDGGSSNSTLLTTIVATSPIHFYFTSSESDYLRYVRLANNGERKAVRTDGLPVHIKLQDEDEFLHEAKIDFVDNQIDNSTGTIENRAILPNKDLLLEPGMFGKARISESTAHKAIMIPEDIIGTNQSLRYVYVLGENNIVTSKNIILGPLHSNGFRIVREGLLETDKLIINNIQKIRPGTVVTPVETNLEIPKS, from the coding sequence ATGAAAAAAAAGAATACTTCCCAAAAAAATAAAGTATTAACTTACACAATTATAGGCTTATTTATAGTTATAGTTTCTAGTTATGCATTTAGTTCTTCAGAAGTAAAAAAAACAGAATTAGTTTCTCAAAAGTTACCTGTAAAAGTTACAACACCTATATACAGAACTATTACGGAATGGGATGAGTATACAGGACGTTTCGAAGCAAGTAATAAAGTAGAAGTTCGTGCACGTGTAAGTGGTTTTTTAGAGCGTGTAAATTTTAAAGCTGGACAAATTGTAAAAAAGGGACAGACGCTCTTTATTATTGATGACAGACCTTTTAAAATAGCCTTAAATAAAGCTAATGCCAATTTAGCTCAAGCCAAAGCAAATTTAGAAATTGCACAAGACAATTTTAAGCGTGTCGAAGATTTAAAGGAAACAGGTGCAGTATCTATTGAAGAATTCAATCGTAGAAAACAAGCTCTAGAGTATGCTAAAGCTAGTATTCAGGTGTCGGAAACACACGTGGCTGATGCTAAATTAAATTTAGAGTTTACACGTGTTAAAGCTCCAATTTCAGGTTTAGTGAGTAGAGATCGTGTGAACGAAGGAAACCTTATAGATGGAGGTTCTTCAAATTCTACATTATTAACCACTATTGTAGCTACAAGCCCTATTCACTTTTATTTTACAAGCAGCGAGTCTGATTACTTGCGTTATGTACGATTGGCAAATAATGGAGAAAGAAAAGCGGTTCGCACAGACGGACTTCCGGTACATATTAAACTTCAAGATGAAGATGAGTTTTTACATGAAGCAAAAATAGACTTCGTAGATAATCAAATTGATAATAGTACAGGTACAATAGAAAACAGAGCCATTTTACCAAATAAAGACTTACTGTTAGAGCCAGGAATGTTTGGTAAAGCTAGAATAAGTGAAAGCACAGCACATAAAGCGATTATGATACCAGAGGATATTATTGGTACCAACCAGTCACTACGATATGTTTATGTTTTAGGAGAAAACAATATTGTAACCAGTAAAAACATCATTTTAGGACCATTACATTCTAACGGATTTCGTATTGTTAGAGAAGGATTATTAGAAACAGATAAGTTGATAATTAATAATATTCAAAAAATTAGGCCAGGTACAGTAGTTACCCCCGTTGAAACTAATTTAGAAATCCCAAAAAGCTAA
- a CDS encoding efflux RND transporter permease subunit — protein MKFSHIFIKRPIFAAVLSVLILIVGGLSYFSLPVSQFPDVAPPTVEVVAMYPGASAKTLSETVAAPLEKEINGVEGMIYMTSQSSADGRVTVQIAFELGTDLDRAQVQVQNRVAIAEPRLPESVRRLGITTKKISPDILLLVNLISPNETYDQIYMGNYATLQLKDELARLKGIGDIQIFGAAEYAMRIWLDPDKIANLDMTAGEVVAALRAQNVQIASGTLNTLPSGTQSAFEVNIQTQGKLITPEEFENVIVKSAEDNRIVKLKDVGRVELGAQNYATKGYLGKKPAIAMPIFQQPGGNALETARSIKETMERLSKSFPEDLEYKIEYNPTEFIQKSVDQVYSTILEAVILVILVILLFLQSWRAAIIPILAIPVSLVGTFAIMQGIGFSLNNLTLFGLVLAIGIVVDDAIVVVENMERYLEEGYSPKEAAFKTMDEVGGALIAIGLVLIAVFIPTAFLDGFSGQFYKQFGVTIAVATAISVFVSLTLSPAMAALLMRHEDKIKKKNTPLVLKPFVFLGNTFNRLMDTVSEKYGSSVQKLIRTSTMVMLIYGGLIALTGFEFSRVSQGFVPAMDQQYFVTVVQLPPGSSISRTDEVVKNILDLTLDTDGVKTAVSFTGFDAPSFTNSSNAAAIFITLEDFDERTKKGIDYHNLLNTLRGKVAVVDDAVVFIIPPPSVAGIGNAGGFRMMLQDRANLGTAALIEATNNLALAANQDSVLSNVFTFFNDKTPQLYLDIDRNKAQQLGVNINEIFQSLEIYMGSAFVNDFNYLGRTFQVTAQADSPNRLTPDDITRIKVRNNKGEMVPLGTIATQKDISGPARIPRFNLYPSASLNGDVAAGFSSGQALERMEQLAKEILPQGISYQWTEMAYQEKQTGNTAGIAFLLAVVFVFLLLAAQFESLVLPLVVIFIVPMVLLSAIVGIDLAGLDNNIMVQIGLIVLVGLASKNAILIVEFAKQLEDQGTDLKTAVIQASKLRLRPILMTAMAFILGVVPLAISTGAGAELRVSLGIAVFSGMLGVTIFGIFLTPVFYYLGRKWTTPKKTV, from the coding sequence ATGAAATTTAGTCACATATTTATCAAAAGACCAATATTTGCTGCAGTACTAAGTGTACTCATACTTATTGTTGGTGGTTTATCCTATTTTTCATTACCCGTTTCACAGTTTCCAGATGTAGCCCCACCAACGGTAGAAGTAGTTGCTATGTACCCTGGTGCGAGTGCCAAGACACTGTCAGAAACTGTAGCAGCGCCTTTAGAAAAAGAAATTAATGGTGTTGAAGGTATGATTTATATGACTTCCCAATCATCAGCTGATGGTAGAGTAACAGTACAAATTGCCTTTGAACTGGGTACAGATTTAGATCGCGCCCAAGTACAAGTACAAAACCGAGTTGCTATCGCAGAACCACGTTTACCAGAATCGGTAAGACGTTTAGGAATCACCACAAAGAAAATATCACCAGATATTTTACTGTTGGTTAACTTAATTTCACCTAATGAGACCTATGACCAGATTTATATGGGTAATTACGCTACGTTACAACTTAAAGATGAGTTGGCACGATTAAAAGGTATTGGTGATATCCAAATTTTTGGAGCGGCAGAATACGCCATGCGTATTTGGTTAGACCCAGATAAAATTGCTAATTTAGATATGACAGCTGGTGAAGTAGTTGCAGCCTTACGTGCTCAAAACGTACAAATAGCTAGTGGTACATTAAACACCTTACCATCAGGCACGCAATCAGCATTCGAGGTAAATATTCAGACGCAAGGAAAACTAATTACACCTGAAGAATTTGAAAATGTGATCGTTAAATCAGCAGAAGATAACAGAATAGTAAAACTTAAAGATGTTGGTCGTGTTGAATTAGGTGCACAAAATTACGCTACAAAAGGCTATTTAGGCAAGAAGCCAGCAATTGCTATGCCTATTTTTCAACAACCAGGAGGTAATGCGTTAGAAACCGCTAGAAGTATTAAAGAAACTATGGAAAGGTTATCCAAAAGCTTTCCAGAAGATTTGGAGTACAAGATAGAATATAACCCCACTGAATTTATTCAAAAATCGGTAGATCAAGTATACAGTACAATTTTAGAAGCCGTAATCCTTGTGATTTTAGTAATTTTATTATTCCTACAATCATGGCGTGCAGCTATTATTCCAATTTTAGCAATTCCGGTATCATTGGTAGGTACATTTGCTATTATGCAAGGTATTGGTTTTTCTCTTAACAACTTAACCTTATTTGGGTTGGTGTTAGCCATTGGTATTGTGGTAGATGATGCAATTGTAGTAGTAGAAAATATGGAGCGTTATCTCGAAGAAGGCTATTCACCAAAAGAAGCAGCTTTTAAAACTATGGACGAAGTTGGAGGTGCTTTAATAGCAATTGGATTGGTGTTAATAGCTGTTTTTATTCCTACTGCTTTTTTAGACGGATTTTCAGGTCAGTTTTATAAACAATTTGGAGTAACCATTGCTGTGGCAACAGCTATTTCGGTATTTGTATCGTTAACTTTAAGTCCAGCTATGGCAGCTTTATTAATGCGACACGAAGATAAAATTAAAAAGAAAAATACACCATTGGTATTAAAGCCGTTTGTGTTTTTGGGGAATACCTTCAATCGTCTTATGGATACGGTTTCTGAAAAGTATGGTAGTAGTGTTCAAAAATTAATACGTACAAGTACTATGGTTATGCTAATTTATGGTGGATTAATAGCTTTAACAGGATTTGAGTTCAGTCGTGTTTCGCAAGGGTTTGTACCAGCAATGGATCAGCAGTACTTTGTAACGGTAGTACAGTTACCCCCTGGTTCTTCAATAAGTAGAACTGATGAGGTGGTAAAAAACATTTTAGATTTAACCTTAGATACTGATGGTGTAAAAACAGCTGTATCTTTTACAGGATTTGATGCACCTTCATTTACCAATTCATCAAATGCAGCAGCTATTTTTATAACATTAGAAGATTTTGATGAAAGAACAAAAAAAGGAATTGATTACCACAATTTATTAAATACATTGCGTGGTAAAGTAGCTGTTGTAGACGATGCGGTTGTATTTATTATTCCACCTCCATCGGTTGCAGGAATAGGTAATGCTGGTGGATTTAGGATGATGCTGCAAGATCGTGCTAACTTGGGTACAGCAGCGTTAATAGAAGCTACAAATAATTTAGCCTTGGCTGCCAATCAAGACTCTGTTTTAAGTAATGTGTTTACTTTTTTTAACGATAAAACACCTCAGTTGTATTTAGATATCGATAGAAACAAAGCGCAACAATTAGGAGTTAATATCAATGAAATATTTCAATCATTGGAAATCTATATGGGGTCTGCATTTGTAAACGATTTTAATTATTTAGGTAGAACCTTTCAAGTAACAGCACAGGCAGATTCACCAAACCGTTTAACACCAGACGATATTACTCGTATTAAAGTACGTAACAATAAAGGAGAAATGGTACCATTAGGAACCATAGCTACACAGAAAGATATTTCTGGTCCAGCTAGAATACCACGTTTTAACTTGTATCCTTCAGCATCTTTAAATGGAGATGTCGCTGCAGGATTCAGTTCAGGTCAGGCATTAGAGCGTATGGAACAATTAGCAAAAGAAATTTTGCCACAGGGAATTTCATATCAATGGACAGAAATGGCCTACCAAGAAAAACAAACGGGTAACACAGCAGGTATCGCTTTTTTATTAGCTGTGGTGTTTGTATTCTTATTATTAGCTGCTCAATTTGAAAGTTTAGTTTTACCATTAGTGGTTATTTTTATTGTGCCTATGGTATTACTGTCGGCAATTGTTGGTATTGATTTAGCAGGATTAGACAACAATATTATGGTACAAATTGGTTTAATTGTATTAGTTGGTTTAGCAAGTAAAAACGCGATTCTTATTGTTGAGTTTGCAAAACAATTAGAAGACCAGGGAACAGATTTAAAAACAGCCGTTATACAAGCATCAAAATTGCGCTTACGTCCTATTTTAATGACAGCAATGGCTTTTATTCTTGGAGTAGTACCATTAGCAATTTCAACCGGTGCTGGTGCAGAATTACGTGTATCTTTAGGTATCGCAGTATTTAGTGGAATGCTAGGAGTTACCATCTTCGGTATTTTTTTAACACCTGTATTTTATTATTTAGGTAGAAAATGGACAACCCCAAAAAAAACAGTATAA
- a CDS encoding efflux transporter outer membrane subunit: MKKINYINLVVLTIILTSCGITKRDFNVQSGVNVSNYFLKDNVKEGIFVSKETAQKWWTEFNDPILDTLINKVMQHNLDINVAVANFEASRAFLKNTKLDRFPTVTLNGNYTRTRLGENVFVPGANPTYNNFNGSFDAFWEADVFGRVSNRIKGAYANSQLALADMQSVYISMFAETARNYMELRGTQHMLGIAERNLKGQQNTYDLTVKLLEAGTSSNLDVSRALAQLENTRATIHPLKARIEALKNSLNVLIGEIPGEIDDTLLTEQPLPSLPESVALDDNINELLRRRPDVRSAEATLQIQIAKYNISVADLYPKVQFGGSIGFSAVDFSNFAQKESFTWSILPSISWEAFNLGRVKQRIKENDALTLAALNKYEKTVLKALEETKTALTNYVNELQRRENLRASSAASAKAATIAKQRYEAGLDNFIDYLSAENTMLVSENSLATSEIAATTYLIAIYKTLGGGWDIITEEDIDVKMMQLKQKETTIN, translated from the coding sequence ATGAAAAAAATAAACTATATAAATCTTGTCGTACTAACTATAATACTAACATCTTGTGGTATTACAAAGCGCGATTTTAATGTGCAGTCTGGTGTGAATGTATCTAACTATTTTTTAAAAGATAATGTAAAGGAGGGTATTTTTGTAAGTAAAGAAACTGCTCAAAAATGGTGGACAGAATTTAATGACCCTATTTTAGATACATTAATTAATAAAGTTATGCAGCATAATTTAGATATTAATGTTGCTGTAGCTAATTTTGAAGCATCTCGTGCCTTTTTAAAAAACACAAAATTAGACCGTTTTCCAACGGTAACGTTAAACGGTAATTATACCAGAACACGATTAGGAGAAAATGTTTTTGTACCCGGTGCAAACCCAACGTACAATAACTTTAATGGTAGTTTTGATGCATTTTGGGAAGCCGATGTTTTTGGTCGTGTGTCTAACCGTATTAAAGGCGCTTATGCTAACAGTCAATTAGCTTTAGCAGATATGCAAAGCGTATACATTAGCATGTTTGCAGAAACTGCTAGAAACTATATGGAGTTACGAGGTACACAACACATGTTAGGTATTGCTGAACGTAATTTAAAAGGTCAACAAAATACTTACGATTTAACAGTAAAATTATTAGAAGCTGGTACAAGTAGTAATTTAGATGTTTCAAGAGCATTGGCACAATTAGAAAATACCAGAGCTACAATTCATCCTTTAAAAGCACGTATTGAAGCCTTAAAAAATAGTTTAAATGTGTTAATTGGCGAAATACCAGGGGAGATAGATGATACCTTATTAACAGAACAGCCATTACCAAGCTTACCTGAATCGGTTGCATTAGATGATAATATTAACGAGTTGTTACGTCGCAGACCAGATGTTAGAAGTGCCGAAGCAACCTTGCAAATCCAGATTGCAAAATACAATATCTCGGTAGCTGATTTATATCCTAAAGTACAATTTGGTGGTTCTATTGGGTTTTCGGCAGTAGATTTTTCTAACTTTGCACAAAAAGAGTCTTTTACATGGAGTATTTTACCTAGTATATCTTGGGAAGCCTTTAATTTAGGTCGTGTAAAACAACGAATTAAAGAAAATGATGCATTAACGCTTGCAGCTTTAAATAAGTACGAAAAAACAGTTTTAAAAGCTCTAGAAGAAACCAAAACTGCATTAACAAATTATGTTAACGAGTTACAGCGACGAGAAAATTTACGCGCGTCATCAGCAGCCAGTGCTAAAGCAGCTACCATAGCTAAACAACGTTACGAGGCAGGTTTAGATAATTTTATAGATTATTTAAGTGCTGAAAATACCATGTTGGTTTCAGAAAATTCATTAGCAACAAGCGAAATTGCAGCAACTACATATCTAATTGCTATATATAAAACCTTAGGTGGTGGATGGGATATTATAACAGAAGAAGATATAGATGTGAAAATGATGCAATTAAAGCAAAAAGAAACTACAATAAATTAA
- a CDS encoding helix-turn-helix domain-containing protein encodes MSKTQVPVFKNSNDLYKAIGFPHRSHIPNFDVHAIDELEPASSRCMPPYRQDFFQIALLTYVGNSRLNINTDWLDLGNHPLWFTVPGQVVSWIRDEDIAGYNIMFKKEFLINGIPKLTDDFPFLKMTENQVLMMTEDEMNSLLFDVKRMVSVFENPHPYQEKMLEGMLVSILYYCKAIYERHKSTQNNLSREQIITQKFENLVEKMYVDTKNVSDYARALNITPSYLTTMIKKQTGKSAKDIIQNRLLLESKSLLKFSDLDIAEIGYRLNFQEPTHFTRFFKKLSGTTPNRFRQEGM; translated from the coding sequence ATGTCTAAAACACAAGTTCCTGTTTTTAAAAATAGTAATGATTTATATAAAGCTATTGGTTTTCCTCATAGAAGTCATATACCTAATTTTGATGTTCACGCAATTGATGAGTTAGAGCCTGCTTCTAGTCGATGCATGCCTCCGTATAGACAAGATTTTTTTCAAATAGCTTTGTTAACCTATGTTGGTAACAGCCGATTAAACATTAATACAGATTGGTTAGACTTAGGAAATCACCCTTTGTGGTTTACAGTTCCAGGGCAAGTGGTGTCTTGGATTAGAGATGAAGATATTGCAGGGTATAACATAATGTTTAAAAAGGAGTTTTTAATAAATGGAATACCTAAGTTAACAGATGATTTTCCGTTTTTAAAAATGACTGAAAATCAAGTGTTGATGATGACAGAAGATGAAATGAATTCTTTGCTTTTTGATGTAAAACGTATGGTTTCAGTATTTGAAAACCCACACCCTTATCAAGAAAAAATGTTGGAAGGTATGTTGGTGTCGATACTCTACTATTGTAAGGCTATTTATGAACGACATAAATCTACTCAAAACAATTTATCTAGAGAGCAAATTATTACACAGAAGTTTGAAAATTTGGTAGAAAAAATGTATGTTGATACTAAAAATGTAAGCGATTATGCTAGAGCATTAAATATTACACCAAGTTATCTAACCACTATGATAAAAAAACAAACAGGCAAAAGCGCTAAAGATATTATACAAAACCGTTTATTGTTAGAAAGCAAGAGTTTACTGAAGTTTTCAGATTTAGATATTGCAGAGATTGGCTATCGTTTAAATTTTCAAGAGCCAACGCATTTTACCAGATTTTTTAAAAAATTAAGCGGTACTACACCAAACCGTTTTAGACAAGAGGGCATGTAA
- a CDS encoding SDR family NAD(P)-dependent oxidoreductase, translated as MNVKRTAVVTDSGNGLGRTFANTLLKNEYNVILAATQDSFDNLSIETDDLHKYKLVKTDFTSDESVFELKNTIINTFGHLDLLFNNVEKANGFGQKIEQINIEEVKSLYEMNVFAVMRTVKILKSLFEKSEDPRIINVTSAMGDLNKMSDESFCYSNYCMTAYASSKAALNMYTHLQSKEFSPSRISVKGFDPIALKNCTHNSVVICNDVMDELLELISYEKKS; from the coding sequence ATGAATGTAAAAAGAACAGCAGTAGTTACAGATTCTGGCAATGGGTTAGGAAGAACTTTTGCCAATACTTTACTTAAAAATGAGTACAACGTTATTCTAGCTGCAACCCAAGATAGTTTTGATAACCTGTCTATAGAGACAGATGATTTGCATAAATACAAATTAGTTAAAACAGATTTTACATCTGACGAAAGTGTTTTTGAGTTAAAAAACACAATTATTAATACATTTGGTCATTTAGATTTATTGTTTAACAATGTTGAAAAAGCTAATGGTTTTGGTCAGAAAATAGAACAAATAAATATTGAAGAGGTAAAATCTCTTTATGAGATGAATGTTTTTGCTGTAATGCGTACTGTAAAAATATTAAAGTCTTTGTTTGAGAAAAGTGAAGACCCTAGAATTATTAATGTTACAAGCGCTATGGGAGACCTTAATAAAATGTCGGATGAGTCATTTTGTTATTCTAATTATTGTATGACTGCTTATGCTAGTTCCAAAGCAGCCTTAAATATGTATACACATTTACAGAGTAAAGAATTTAGTCCTTCAAGAATAAGTGTAAAAGGTTTTGACCCAATTGCTCTAAAAAATTGTACTCATAATTCAGTGGTAATATGTAATGATGTTATGGATGAATTACTAGAGCTTATTAGTTATGAAAAAAAGAGTTAA
- a CDS encoding monovalent cation:proton antiporter-2 (CPA2) family protein, translating to MSGNLLFEAIVFLAGAIICVSIAKRLGLSSVIGYLLAGVLIGPYVLGFIGEEGEDILHFAEFGVVVMLFLIGLEIEPKNFWNMRKTILGMGGIQVALTIGLTYILFTFIGYEWQVALAISMAVALSSTAIALQTIKEKGLMNTTFGSSSFSILLFQDIIVIFMIGALPLLSNSSEHTSNEASHSASTLIQSLPIGLQTLAIILSVVIIILAGRFIVVPMLRKVAKTGVRELLIASAFLIVFGISYLMEFVGLSPALGAFLGGVVLSTSEFKHELESTLEPFKNLLLGLFFMAVGASINFVVIANSPLTISGILLVIIIIKALVLFITGRIFNLKIDQNILLTFSLAQVGEFAFVLLSFAFQLNILEQEQMDIMLVVTAVSMSLTPILTVVNERLILPRIGTKEFIKRPMDHIAKSQKVILVGFGQFGSTVGRFLRSHGVETTILDFDSNRVDFLRKMGFEVYYGDATREDLLESAGIAEAKILICATNEVSVSKAISKIVKRKYPHIELMVRTKSRFDAYELLNLNVNNIYRESLDTSLALASDALNKLGFRKYTLNRQVQNFIKYDEASLKRLAADPNRNENYIFKVRKELEQQEQLLEDDFKRGIVTFDKHWDGEHIRNILSKNKKSKNS from the coding sequence ATGTCTGGAAATTTATTATTTGAAGCTATTGTATTTCTTGCTGGTGCTATTATTTGCGTTTCTATAGCAAAACGATTAGGGTTAAGTTCTGTTATAGGTTATCTACTAGCTGGTGTACTTATTGGTCCATATGTACTTGGCTTTATTGGTGAAGAAGGTGAAGATATTCTACATTTTGCTGAGTTTGGAGTAGTTGTAATGCTATTTTTAATAGGATTAGAAATTGAACCTAAAAATTTTTGGAATATGCGAAAAACTATTCTCGGTATGGGGGGAATACAAGTCGCTTTAACAATTGGCTTAACTTATATATTGTTTACATTTATAGGTTATGAATGGCAAGTAGCATTGGCCATTAGTATGGCTGTTGCTTTATCATCCACCGCAATAGCTTTGCAGACCATTAAAGAAAAAGGCCTAATGAATACCACTTTTGGCTCTAGCTCCTTTTCCATACTATTATTTCAAGATATCATTGTAATATTTATGATTGGTGCTTTACCACTATTAAGTAATTCGTCGGAACACACAAGTAATGAAGCTTCTCATTCAGCATCAACTTTAATTCAAAGTTTACCTATTGGTTTACAAACATTGGCAATTATACTTTCTGTTGTGATTATTATTTTAGCTGGTCGTTTTATAGTGGTACCAATGTTACGCAAAGTAGCTAAAACTGGCGTTAGAGAGTTATTAATAGCTTCTGCTTTTTTAATCGTTTTTGGAATTTCATACTTAATGGAATTTGTTGGTTTAAGCCCTGCATTAGGTGCTTTTTTAGGTGGTGTTGTTTTATCTACTAGTGAGTTTAAACACGAGCTAGAAAGCACACTAGAACCATTTAAAAACCTTTTACTAGGACTCTTTTTTATGGCGGTTGGTGCGTCTATTAACTTTGTAGTTATTGCGAATAGCCCGTTAACTATTAGTGGTATTTTGCTCGTTATTATTATTATAAAAGCATTGGTTTTATTTATTACAGGTCGTATTTTTAATTTAAAAATAGACCAAAATATACTGCTTACTTTTAGTTTAGCTCAGGTTGGTGAATTCGCTTTTGTTTTATTGTCTTTCGCCTTTCAGCTTAATATTTTAGAACAAGAGCAAATGGACATAATGTTAGTGGTTACCGCAGTTTCAATGTCCTTAACACCTATTTTAACAGTAGTAAACGAACGTTTAATTCTTCCAAGAATTGGCACCAAAGAATTTATTAAACGACCTATGGATCATATAGCTAAATCTCAAAAAGTCATATTAGTAGGCTTTGGTCAGTTTGGTAGTACTGTTGGACGTTTTTTACGTTCACATGGTGTTGAAACAACTATTTTAGATTTTGATTCTAATCGTGTTGATTTTCTACGAAAAATGGGGTTTGAAGTATATTATGGAGATGCAACAAGAGAAGATTTATTAGAGTCTGCTGGAATAGCTGAGGCTAAAATTTTAATTTGCGCTACTAATGAAGTTTCTGTTTCTAAAGCAATTTCAAAAATTGTAAAAAGAAAGTATCCACATATAGAGTTAATGGTTAGAACTAAAAGTAGATTTGATGCTTATGAATTACTTAATTTAAATGTTAATAATATTTACAGAGAATCATTAGATACCTCTTTAGCATTAGCAAGTGATGCTCTTAATAAATTAGGTTTCAGAAAATACACCTTAAATCGTCAGGTACAGAACTTTATTAAATATGATGAAGCCAGTTTAAAAAGATTAGCAGCAGACCCTAATAGAAATGAAAATTATATTTTTAAAGTTAGAAAAGAACTGGAACAACAAGAACAATTATTGGAAGATGATTTTAAAAGAGGAATTGTTACCTTTGATAAACATTGGGATGGAGAACATATTCGAAATATATTAAGTAAAAATAAAAAAAGTAAAAACTCTTAA
- a CDS encoding NAD(P)H-dependent oxidoreductase, with amino-acid sequence MKKVLILFAHPKFEQSRVNSTLVNRLKNKVHVTFHDLYENYPNFHINIQREQELLLQHDIIIWHHPLYWYSSPAILKQWKDLVLEFNWAYGPEGKVLHNKTIFNVITTGGSREVYCTEGYNTYTINEFLRPYEQTAKLCGMNYLSPFAVMGTHNLSDEDLLDYTNQYEQLIDLLQGDFNTTQLSNCSFLNDLEILTT; translated from the coding sequence ATGAAAAAAGTACTTATTCTTTTTGCCCACCCAAAGTTTGAACAATCGAGAGTTAATTCAACTCTAGTTAATCGTTTAAAAAATAAAGTACATGTAACTTTTCATGATTTATATGAAAACTATCCTAATTTTCATATTAATATACAGCGTGAACAAGAATTATTACTCCAACATGATATTATTATTTGGCATCACCCTTTATATTGGTACAGCAGCCCTGCTATTTTAAAACAATGGAAAGATTTGGTGTTAGAGTTTAATTGGGCTTATGGTCCTGAAGGAAAAGTACTTCATAACAAAACTATTTTTAATGTTATAACCACGGGCGGTTCTCGAGAGGTATATTGTACCGAGGGTTATAATACCTATACAATTAACGAGTTTTTAAGACCATATGAACAAACTGCTAAATTATGTGGAATGAATTATTTATCTCCATTTGCAGTAATGGGTACACATAATTTATCTGATGAAGATTTACTGGATTATACCAACCAGTACGAACAATTAATAGATTTACTACAAGGTGATTTTAATACAACGCAATTATCAAATTGTTCTTTTCTTAACGATTTAGAAATTTTAACAACCTAA
- a CDS encoding DUF4437 domain-containing protein yields the protein MIKTVLLASFFLMFTVKINAQTSTIDHTKTKNEVVTTEQIEWSWLNPLRGDKSPAAGKLWGDRTKNEPSGFLVKFKKGFSSPPHIHNVTYRGVVIKGLLHNDDENAKKQWLPTGSFWMQPAGETHITAANAEDNLAYIEIQEGPYLVKPTDEAFDNGERPINVDQHNLVWLNANDITWVTNKSDIKTAFLWETHKNNKLQAILVKLPAGFKGNIKNLSENFRAIIIKGKIVHQIENNKVINVLEAGNYFSSKKGTKHTIAVKNNKESILYIRSNGDFKIH from the coding sequence ATGATTAAAACTGTCCTGTTAGCTTCATTTTTTTTAATGTTTACAGTTAAAATCAATGCTCAGACTTCAACTATAGATCACACAAAGACTAAAAACGAAGTAGTAACCACTGAACAAATAGAATGGAGCTGGCTTAATCCGTTACGTGGAGACAAAAGTCCAGCTGCGGGAAAACTTTGGGGTGATCGTACCAAAAACGAACCTTCAGGTTTTTTAGTAAAATTTAAAAAAGGTTTTTCATCTCCACCACACATTCATAATGTCACTTATCGAGGTGTAGTTATTAAAGGGTTATTGCATAACGATGATGAAAACGCAAAAAAACAATGGTTACCTACAGGATCTTTTTGGATGCAGCCTGCAGGCGAAACGCATATTACTGCTGCCAATGCTGAAGACAATTTAGCATATATTGAAATTCAAGAAGGTCCATATTTAGTAAAACCTACAGATGAAGCTTTTGATAATGGTGAACGACCAATAAATGTAGACCAACACAACCTCGTATGGTTAAATGCAAACGATATTACTTGGGTTACAAATAAAAGTGATATTAAAACTGCATTTTTATGGGAAACACATAAAAACAATAAACTTCAGGCTATTTTAGTTAAATTACCTGCTGGTTTTAAAGGTAATATTAAAAACCTAAGCGAGAATTTTAGAGCTATAATAATAAAGGGTAAAATAGTGCATCAAATAGAAAATAATAAGGTTATAAATGTGCTTGAAGCAGGGAACTACTTTAGTTCTAAAAAAGGAACTAAACATACAATAGCTGTAAAAAACAACAAAGAGTCTATTCTCTACATAAGAAGCAACGGAGACTTTAAAATTCACTAA